TCCGGGCGCGCGACGGGGAGACCTACAGCATCACGAGCAAGGGCGAACAGCGCCTTCGCGTGCTGCTTCGTGACCGGGAGCCGGTTCGGGTCGGCGACCCCGGTCGCTGAAAATCATCCCGACGTTTCTTGCATGGCGGCGACGTAGCTGTGAGTGGCTACCATGCCCCACACCATCGAACTCTCCGACGAACTGAAAGCGCGCCTCGACGACCACCTCGAGGAGGGCGAGACCCACCAGGAGCTCATCGAGGAGCTGCTCAACATCTACGAGAGCACACGGTTCGTCCAGGAGGGGTACTCCGAGTAGGTCAGGCGCTCGGCGGCTCCTGTTCGACGAACTCGAACAGCGGGTCGTAGTCGTCGGGGAGCTGGCCGCGGACCTGTGCCAGTTCGCCGGGCGCGACCGACTCGGCCACCAGCGCGACGACCTGCTTCGCCTGGTAGACGGCGTCCTGTGGCTCGGTGTCGCTGCGCTCGGCGACCCGCGTCACGAACTCCGCGAAGTCGAAGCGCTGGCCCGGCTCGGCCGCCGTCAGGAAGCGGTCGATCTCCATCGGGAGCGAGGCGGCGAGGTCGTTCGCCTCGCCGGCCTGCAGGCGCTCGCCGAGCGTGGTGAGCGTCGCCCGCGTCGCCCGGAGCGCCTCGCCCTCGCCCGGGAGTGAGAGTCGATGCTGTACCTGTCCGAGGAACTCGCTGAACTGCATGGTCACGTCGAGATTACCGGTCTGGGCGTAAGAGGCGAGCCTTGATTTCGGCCGAGATTCCTCAGTCGGAGGGTTCGAGCCTGACGACCCAGTGGTCCTCGCCCTGCCTGACGAGCACCGCCTCCTCGCGCATCCGGACGACGTAGCCGGTCGGGTTCTGCTGGACCTCGTGGGCCGCCCGGACGCTGCCGAGGTCGCCGAGCAACTGCGCCGACGGCGGCTTCTGGGCCGCGGCGCAGTCGTAGATGGTGAGCAACCCGCGCCCGCCCTCGCGCTCGTAGACCACGATGTGGGCGTGCCGGGGGAGTCGCCACTGGTCTTCGGCGTCGGTCGGCGCGAGCGTATTCATGCCCGACCCTTGGGCGACACGCGGGAAAAGTCAGTCGTCTGCACTCGCCACGTCGCCGGCCGTCTCGGGGAGTTCGCCGGGTGCGAGCAGGGGACTCCCGTCGGCCTGCGGCCCGAGTTCGGGGCCGAAGGGGCCGTCACCCTCGATGACGCGGCGCTGCTCGTAGTCGGTCGAGCGCTCGACCGGGACCCGCCCGATGGCGCGGACCATCTCGACGTAGCGGTCGAAGGTGCGGAACTCGCCGTACTGGCCGCCGGCGCGCTTGGTTATCTCCTCGGAGAGGATGGTGCCCATGAAGTCGTCGGCGCCGCAGTTGAGCATCTTCATCCCGTGCTCGTCGCCGTACTTCACCCACGAGGACTGGACGTGTTCGATGTTGTCGAGGAAGAGGCGCCCGACCGCGATCATCAGTTCGTCCTCGGCCCGGCTCGCCCCCTCGGTGACGACGCCGTGTTCGTACAGGGGCGTGTTCTCGTGGACGAACGAGAGCGGGACGAACTCGGTGATGGCGCCGTCGACGCGCTCCTGGAGGTCGCGCAGTTCCTTCAGGTGCATGACGCGGTGGGCCGCGTTGTCGACGTGGCCGTACATGATGGTCGCGGTGAGCCCGAGGCCGACGTTGGCGGCGGCCTCCATCGCCTCCAGCCAGTCGTCGGTGCCGATCTTCCCGGGGCAGATGACCTCGCGCACCTCGTCGACCAGTATCTCGGCGGCGGTTCCCGGCACCGAGTCGAGCCCTGCGTCCTTGAGCTTCCGGTACACGTCCTCGTAGCTCCAGTCCGTCCCGCGCCTGGCGTGGTAGGCCTCCTCCGGCGTCATCGAGTGCAGGTGCACGTCGTCGACCGACATGGCCCGCATCTGCTCGACGTAGGTGCCGGGGTCGGTGCGGTAGCGCTCGGGCGGCTTGTAGTTCGTCTCTTTCCAGTCCGACTGGCGGAGTATCTCGTGGTGCTCCGCGTCGAGGGCGAACGCCGGGTGGAGGCCGGAGACGGAGGTGACCTCGTAGATGCCGCGGTCGACCGCGTCCGCGACGACCTGTCTGGACTCGGCGGGCGTCTTCGTGAAGCCGCCGGTCGGGCCGTCGTAGTCCTCCTCGAAGGTGTGGGCAGTGTCCTTGAAGTTGCAGAACAGGCAGCCGGTGTTGCAGGCCGTCGTGACGTTGTTGTTCAGGTTCGCGACGAAGGTGACCTCCTCCCCGACCACGTCCTGCCGGCGCTCGTCGGCGGCCTGCAGGACCTTCTCCTTGCGGACCGGGTCGATGCCGTCGACGTCGGTCCCCGTCGTGATGAGTTCGATACCGTCTGCGACCGTCAGTCGCTCGCCGTCGCGGGCCGTCGCCAGCGCGTTCTCGAACGACTGGTCCGTCTCGGGCACGTGGGCGAAGTCGAACCCGTCCGACGGGAGGTCGGCCGCAGAGGTTCCCCGGTTGGTCATTATCCCTAAAGGTCCCGTTCGAGGCGTAAAAACGTCGCGGGACGTGCAAGGACGCGCCGGTACCGCAAGGGCCGACGCGAGGCGCGGGGTCGGTCCACCCCACCGTCGCGAGCGCGTAGTGAAACCTTCTTGGTGGCGCACTTCGCGGGTTCGAACATGAGCACTCGCGTGCGGGGGTGTCCCCCGTGACGTCCGTCAAGGAGTTCCGCATCGAGGAGCCGGCGTCGGCCGACGAACTCGGCCTCGGCGCGTTCGTCTTCACCGACGACTACTCCGTCTTCGACTGGGGCAAGATGCCCGACCAGATCCCACAGAAGGGCGCCTCGCTCTGTTCGATGGGCGCGTTCAACTTCGAACTGCTCGAGGAGGAGGGCGTCCCGACGCACTACCGCGGCGTCGTCGAGGACGGCGAGATAATCCCCCTGCGCGAGGCCTCGCGCCCGCCGTGGGAGATGGCCATCGACCTCACGCAGGTCCCCGACCTGCCCCACGAGGGCCGGGACTACGACTACGACGCGTTCCACGCCGAGGCGGGCGAGAACTACCTCGTCCCGCTGGAGATCGTCTTCCGGAACCGCGTCCCCGTCGGCTCCAGCCTGCGCGACCGGAGCGACCCGGCCGACCACGGCCTCGACCTCGAGAGCTGGCCGGACGAGCCCGTCGACCTCGACGAGCCCATCGTCGAGTTCTCCACGAAGTACGAGGAGTCCGACCGCTACCTCACCCGCGCGGAGGCCGACGAGATCGCCGGCGTCGCCGACATCGAGGCCCTCGAATCGGTCGCGCGCGAGGTCAACCGCATCGTCACGGAGCAGGCCGACGCCGGCGGCCTCACCCACGAGGACGGGAAGATAGAGTGCCTCTACTTCGACGGCGAGGTCCGCGTCGCCGACGTGGTCGGCACCTTCGACGAGAACCGCTTCAGCTACGAGGGCACCCAGATATCCAAGGAGGTCATCCGCCAGTACCACAAGCGCACCCAGCCCGAGTGGGTCGAAGCCGTGGGCGAGGCGAAGGCGCGGGCGAAGGCCGAGAACATCGCGGACTGGCGTGAACTCTGTGAGGTCCAGCCCGAGCACCTCGACGAGGACGTGCTGCAGGTCGCCAGCGACATGTACACCGCGGGCGCGAACGCCTACACCGGGCTGGAACTGTTCGACGCGCCGCCCATCGACTCGGCCATCGGGGCCGTCCGCCGGCTCTGAGTCGGCCCGTTCTGAGTCCGTATTCCGCTTTTCAGACACTCAGCAGACCGATGATGAGCGACAGGACCACGAGGGCGACGAACAGCACGACCACGCCGACGAACAGCAGGCGGAGGAGCCTCGGGAACACGTCGAGGTCGAGGGCCATCGGGAGGCTGTTGGAGTCCATGGTTCGTGTTCGGCTGCTGGCACTAAATCGGTTGGGCCTCCGTGGCTGCCCCCGCCGACCGTTCCAGACACCACACCTATCACCAATCGCGCACAACTGGCGCTATGGCATTCCCCATGGGCCCGGCGCAACCCATCCTCGACGGTCTCCGGGAGCTGTTCGAGCATCGCTACGACGACGCCGTCGTGTACGCCGACCGCGAGAGCGAGGTCGTCCTGCACGAGGGCGCGGTCCGGATACGGGGCGACGGCTGGGTCGAGTTACCGACCGGCCGGCTCCTCTCGCCGGAGGCAGTCCATCACATCGATACGCACGAGGAGTAGTCGGTGAGACGTGTGTCGGCGGTTTTATCGGCTCTGTGAGCGTCACAGACGACCCTCGCGACGACGACATCCAGAAGGCCCCACCCACCGCACAGCACCGCGACCGCACAGCACCGCGACCGCACAGCACCGCAGCCTGCCCTTCCCCGGCGACGACCACGCGCCCGCGGCGCGGGTCGTCGTGGCCCCGGTGATTCGTCGGGAGCACGACGACGACGAAACCACCTTCTCCCTCCGGCGACAACGACGGGACAGTGACAGCCGACGAGTCCGACACATCCCCGCCCGAGGACGAGTCTCCGCCGGCCGAGGAGCCAGCGGACGGAGAGGAACCGACCGACGGGTCGGACGACCTGCCGGTGAACCGGTTCTACGACGCCCTCGAGGCCCACGGCCAGCCGGTCATCACGGCGACCCAGCTCGCCCGCAAGCTCGACACCACCCAGGAGCGTGCCCTGCGGGCGCTCGAACAGCTGGAGCGCCGGGGCGACGTGGCCCACCAGTCGGTCGAGACGGACCCGACGGTGTGGTACGCGACCGACTGGGCCGAGATGGTCGACCGCGAGCGCGTCGTCTTCTTCCCGAACCGCCGCCGGCTCGTCGTGGACCAGCCGACGCAGTTCACCCGGGCGCAGTGCTCGCAGTTCGCCCACCTCGTCGACACGACGCGGTCCGGTGGGTACCTCTACGAGATCCGCCAGGAGGACATCTGGCAGGCCCCCTACGACGACTTCGAGAAGCTCATGCGGACCATCCGGCAGGTCATCCCGGAGCGGTCCCCCCACTTCGAGGAGTGGGTCGAGGACCAGTGGAAGCGCGCGAACCAGTTCGTGCTCGCGACCCACGAGGAGGGCTACACCGTCCTCGAAGCCGCCAGTGAGAACCTGATGGGCAACGTCGCCCGCCAGAAGCTCGACGAGACCCACCTCCGGGCGCCCATCGACGACACGACCTCGTGGGTGGCCGACGAGAAGGTCGCCGAGATCAAGCGCATCCTGTACGAGGCGGGCTACCCCGTCAGGGACGAGCGCGACCTGGAGACCGGCGACGAGTTGCCCGTCGAGTTGCTGCTGACGTTGCGGGACTACCAGCAGACCTGGGTCGACCGCTTCGCAGAGCAGAAGGCCGGCATCATGGTCGGGCCGCCCGGTAGCGGGAAGACGGTCGCCGCGATGGGCGCGATGGCGGCGGTGCAGGGCGAGACCCTCATCCTCGTCCCCTCGCGCGAACTCGCCAGCCAGTGGCGCGAGGAGCTACAGACCCACACCACCCTGACCGCGGACCAGATCGGCGAGTACCACGGCGGCGAGAAGCAGATCCGCCCCGTGACCATCGCGACCTACCAGACGGCCGGGATGGACCGCCACCGCCAGCTGTTCGACCAGCGCCGGTGGGGGCTCATCATCTACGACGAGGTGCACCACGTCCCGAGCCGGGTGTTCCGGCGCTCGGCGGACCTCCAGTCCCGGCATCGCCTCGGGCTGACCGCGACCCCGGTCCGCGAGGACGACAGGGAGGAGGACATCTTCACGCTCATCGGCCCGCCCATCGGCACCGACTGGGACGCCCTGTTCGAGGCGGGCTACGTGCAGGAACCCGAGGTGTACATCCACTACGTCCCGTGGGCCGACGACGACGCCAAGAACGAGCATTCGAGCGCCGACCCCGGCCACGAGAAGCGCATGCTGGCGTCGATGAACCCCGCGAAGGTCGAGGAGACGCGCCACCTGCTCGAGAAGCATCCCGAGAAGAAGGCGCTCGTCTTCGTGGAGTACCTCGACCAGGGCGAACTGCTCGCGGAGGCGCTGGACGCCCCGTTCATCTCCGGCGAGATGCGCCACTCCGAGCGCCGCAGACTGCTCGACGAGTTCCGCCGGGGCGAGCGTCGTGTGCTCGTCATCTCCCGGGTCGGCGACGAGGGCATCGACCTGCCCGACGCCGAGTTGGCCATCGTCGCCTCCGGGCTGGGCGGGTCGCGCCGGCAGGGTGCCCAGCGCGCCGGCCGGACCATGCGCCCCGAGGGCAACGCCCTGATGTACGTGCTGGCGACCCGGGGCACCACCGAGGAGGACTTCGCCCAGCGCCAGCTCCGCCACCTCGCCTCGAAGGGCGTGAAGGTCCGAGACGGCCCGGCCGAGGCCGTGGAATAATTGCCAGCGTCGTCGGGCTTGAAGCCCTGCGGGTCGTTCACGTAGACAGTATGGTTGACCCGACTTCAGATCTGGGCGACGTCGACCCCGACGAGGCGCCCGCCTGTGCGGTCTGCGGTGCGGCGGTGACCGGGGACGAACATCGCGTGCGCTCGTGGGTCGAGGATGGCAACGTCGAACACCGACACTTCTGCGACGACGACTGTCTCGACGAGTGGGACGGCGCGGACGAGTGACCGAGCCCGCCCACGACGCACCCCGGTTCAGTCCGCCGTGACCTGCCCTTCTACGACCGTCAGGTCGGCCTGCGAGTTCACGTTCTCGAACGTCGCCGCCGTCGTCCGGTCGCGCACCGTCTCCTCGGGGACCACTGCCGGGCCCACGCTTGCGACCACGTCGCGCAGGCGCCGCTTGCCGGCCGCGAGCGACCGCAGACACGTCGCCCCGGTGACCGTGGACCGGTAGACAGCACAGAGTGGTTGTCGCTCGCCGTCGAACACCGGCACGGCGCCCGTCGCACCCGCCGACTCGGCGAACAGCCAGTCCACGAACTCCGGGTCCAGCCGCGGCATGTCACAGCCCGCGACCGCGACCATCGGTGCGTCCGTGGCCCGGACCCCGGTCAGCAGCCCCCCGACCGGCCCCCGGTCGGGCACGTCGTCGACCACGACCGCCGTCTCGACAGGAGAACCTACCAGTGCCCGCCGGATGCCGGCGACCTGTGGCTCGCGACAGGGCACCACGACCGAATCCACCACTGCCGCGAGCCGGTCGACGACGTGGCGGACCATCGCCACCCCGTCCAGTTCGGCCAGCGCCTTGTCGGGGCCGCCGAAGCGGGTCGAGTGACCGCCCGCGAGGACGACCGCGCCGCGGGCCGGGGCGTCGTCTCGGGACCCCGTCACGCGATGAACCCCGTCTGTCCGGTGAACGCGAGGTAGAGCGAGAACACGGTCACGAGGATGGCGATGCCCATCTCGGCGTAGAGGGCGACCTTGCCCCACTTATACCATGGGTCGTACGCCGGGTCGGTCTCGGCCATCAGTCATCACCCCCTGGGGCGGCCGTCGCACTGCCGGCCCCGTCGTCGAGCCAGCGTTCACGCGTCCCGATACCGTGGGCCTCGACGCCGCTCCCGCTCCGCATCGCCCACAGGTAGAACAGGACGATGGGCACGAAGAACACCAGCGCGACGGCCGCGTAGCCCATGTGGATGTTCGGGACGAACCCGAACACCAGCGGGTAGACGATGCCGCCGGACGTGGAGATGCCACCGATGAAGCCCGAGGCGGTCCCGGGACGGTCCGGGAACATGAGCGGGACGATGGCGAAGACGCCGCCGGTCCCGAAGCTCACCGCGATGCCGAACATCGCGAGGACGACGACCGACGCCGGCAGCAGGCCGGCGAGGCCGACGACCGTCAGGAGTAGCATCATCAGCGTGACCAGCAACAGCGCCGTCAGCAGCCAGTGGACCCGGGGCGCGTACGCCTGCTCGGTCGAGAGGACCGGGTACGGCGTCCAGTCCTTGCGCTGCCAGAGGTCGGACATGTAGCCCGAGAACGGCCGGAACAGCGACGCGTTGAACGACTGGACCGCCGCGAACGTCCCGGCGGCGGTCTGGATGGCCGCCACGTCGGTGAACCCGAGGTCACGGATTGACGACCCGAAGCCCTCGGTGTAGTAGCTCGGGAGCCAGGAGTTCATCGCGATCTCCAGCCCGAACGTCATCGCGTACGCCAGCATCAGCGCGATGGCGGCGTAGCGCGTCCAGACGTACATCGTGTCCCCGAACGAGGTGTTCTGCTTCGCGACCTCGGCGGTCGCGGCGTCCCTGGCGGGTTCGCCGCGCCACTTGTAGACGACCGCGACCACGAGGGCGGCGACACCGAGATGCAGGAACGCGTCGGTGTAGTTGGTCCCGTAGATGCGCGGGAGCAGGAGTGCACCGACGCCGGCACCGACGTTCCCGGTCCCGGCGTAGAGGCCCTCGGCAGTCCCTATCTCGTGCTCGTCGAACCACTGGGCGACGTGCTGGATGCCGACGACGAAACTGATGCCGGCGGAGGCGACGACGAGCCGCTGGACGAACAGCACCTCGTAGCTGCTCGCGAACGCCGACATGATGCTCACGACGCCAGCGTAGCCGAGGATGATGGCGAAGACGTTGTGCGCGCCGAGGCGGTCGGCCGCCCAGCCGGCGGCGACCCGGCCCGGCGGCGCGAGCCAGATGGCCGAACTCGCCAGCAGCCCCAGTTCGGCCATGCTGAGCGAGAACGCCTGCCCGATGCTCGGGCTGAACGCGGCGGTCGAGAACCACAGCAGGAACGCGGTGAAGAAGCCGAGCGTCGCGATGAGCAGTTGCTCGACCTTGCGGGATATCATACGCGCTCACCTCCCACCACCACGACCTCGGGCTGTGGCGCGACGAGCCGCACCGCACACTGCTTGAGGTTCGGTTCGGCCGAGCGCGGGTCCGTCGCCGGAATCGTCAGCTCGTTCGTCGCCGGGTGGTGGATCGGCAGCCAGACCAGCCCCTCGGGGACGGCCTCGTCGGGGTCGACCCGGGCCGTGACGCTCCCGCGCCTGGTCTCCAGGGTCACCTGCTCGTCGTCCCCATCGACCGGTTCGAGCCGGTCGGCGCGCGCGTCGAGCGTCGCGGGATGGACCCGCGCCCGGACCGGCCCGGGGTCGGCGGTCGAGCCGCGCGACCGGATACCGGTGTTGTAGCCGTCGGCCTCCCGGCCCGTCGTGAGCGTCAGTGGGTACTCCTCGCCCGTGGGCTCGGGCAGCTCGCGGCCGGTGCCACCGGCGAAGCGCGCCCGGCCCGAAGGCGTCGGGAACGACCACGCCTCGCCGTCGTCGTCGCAGTACCGGTAGCCGCCGCTGGCCGTCGGGTCGGGGGCGGGCCACCGGACCGCGTACTCCGCCTCCAGACGCTCGTAGCTGATGCCCGAGCAGTCAGCGAGGCTCCCCGCGGTGAGGTCGGCGAACTCGCGGAACAGCGACTTCGGGCTGGTGTCGGCGCCGAACAGCCCGTCCGCGAGCGCGTCCCCGATGCTCGTGATGATGTCGAGGTCGGTTCGCACCCCGCTAGGCACGCCGGTCGCGGGCCGGACGCGCGAGACGGTGCGCTCCATGTTGATGGCGGTCCCATCCGATTCCCCCCAGGTCGCGGCGGGGAGCACCACGTCGGCGTACTCGACGGTCTCGGTGTGGAAGGCGTCCTGGACGACCACGAAGGCGTCCTCGAGTGTCTCGGCCACCTCGTTCGCGTCGGGCATCCCCGCGACCGGGTTCGTGGCGACCGCGTAGACGGCCTCGACCGGTCCATCAGCGATGGCGTCCATCGTCCCGACCGGCCCGGGGCCCGTGTCGTCGGGAAGCCGGTCCACGGGCACGTCCCACTCGGCGGCGACGAGTTCGCGTTCGTATGGGTCGTCGAAGTCGCGCTGACCGGGCCACGAGCCCTTCGAGGAGCAGACGCGGGTGCCCATCGAGTTGGCCTGGCCGGTCAGCGAGAACGGGCCGTTGCCGGGGCCCATCGAGCCCGTCGCCAGACAGATGTCGATGAGCGCACCCGAGGTCTCGGTCCCCTGGACGCTCTGGTTGACGCCCATCCCCCAGTAGACGAGGGCGTCGTTGTCGAACGCGGCCGCGAGGGCTTTCACGTCCGCGAGGGGAACGCCGGCGCGCTCGGCGGCCGCCTCGGGGTCGGGCAGGTCCTTCTTCAGCTCGTCGAAGCCGACGGTCGACTCCTCGACGAACTCGCGGTCCACGCGACCCGTCTCGCAGACCTGGGCGAGCACGGCCCGCGCGAGGGCGAGGTCGCCGCCCGGCTCCGGGCTGAC
This window of the Haloarchaeobius amylolyticus genome carries:
- a CDS encoding DUF7557 family protein; the protein is MPHTIELSDELKARLDDHLEEGETHQELIEELLNIYESTRFVQEGYSE
- a CDS encoding DUF2267 domain-containing protein, with protein sequence MQFSEFLGQVQHRLSLPGEGEALRATRATLTTLGERLQAGEANDLAASLPMEIDRFLTAAEPGQRFDFAEFVTRVAERSDTEPQDAVYQAKQVVALVAESVAPGELAQVRGQLPDDYDPLFEFVEQEPPSA
- the cofH gene encoding 7,8-didemethyl-8-hydroxy-5-deazariboflavin synthase subunit CofH, translated to MTNRGTSAADLPSDGFDFAHVPETDQSFENALATARDGERLTVADGIELITTGTDVDGIDPVRKEKVLQAADERRQDVVGEEVTFVANLNNNVTTACNTGCLFCNFKDTAHTFEEDYDGPTGGFTKTPAESRQVVADAVDRGIYEVTSVSGLHPAFALDAEHHEILRQSDWKETNYKPPERYRTDPGTYVEQMRAMSVDDVHLHSMTPEEAYHARRGTDWSYEDVYRKLKDAGLDSVPGTAAEILVDEVREVICPGKIGTDDWLEAMEAAANVGLGLTATIMYGHVDNAAHRVMHLKELRDLQERVDGAITEFVPLSFVHENTPLYEHGVVTEGASRAEDELMIAVGRLFLDNIEHVQSSWVKYGDEHGMKMLNCGADDFMGTILSEEITKRAGGQYGEFRTFDRYVEMVRAIGRVPVERSTDYEQRRVIEGDGPFGPELGPQADGSPLLAPGELPETAGDVASADD
- a CDS encoding phosphoribosylaminoimidazolesuccinocarboxamide synthase encodes the protein MTSVKEFRIEEPASADELGLGAFVFTDDYSVFDWGKMPDQIPQKGASLCSMGAFNFELLEEEGVPTHYRGVVEDGEIIPLREASRPPWEMAIDLTQVPDLPHEGRDYDYDAFHAEAGENYLVPLEIVFRNRVPVGSSLRDRSDPADHGLDLESWPDEPVDLDEPIVEFSTKYEESDRYLTRAEADEIAGVADIEALESVAREVNRIVTEQADAGGLTHEDGKIECLYFDGEVRVADVVGTFDENRFSYEGTQISKEVIRQYHKRTQPEWVEAVGEAKARAKAENIADWRELCEVQPEHLDEDVLQVASDMYTAGANAYTGLELFDAPPIDSAIGAVRRL
- a CDS encoding DEAD/DEAH box helicase family protein → MTADESDTSPPEDESPPAEEPADGEEPTDGSDDLPVNRFYDALEAHGQPVITATQLARKLDTTQERALRALEQLERRGDVAHQSVETDPTVWYATDWAEMVDRERVVFFPNRRRLVVDQPTQFTRAQCSQFAHLVDTTRSGGYLYEIRQEDIWQAPYDDFEKLMRTIRQVIPERSPHFEEWVEDQWKRANQFVLATHEEGYTVLEAASENLMGNVARQKLDETHLRAPIDDTTSWVADEKVAEIKRILYEAGYPVRDERDLETGDELPVELLLTLRDYQQTWVDRFAEQKAGIMVGPPGSGKTVAAMGAMAAVQGETLILVPSRELASQWREELQTHTTLTADQIGEYHGGEKQIRPVTIATYQTAGMDRHRQLFDQRRWGLIIYDEVHHVPSRVFRRSADLQSRHRLGLTATPVREDDREEDIFTLIGPPIGTDWDALFEAGYVQEPEVYIHYVPWADDDAKNEHSSADPGHEKRMLASMNPAKVEETRHLLEKHPEKKALVFVEYLDQGELLAEALDAPFISGEMRHSERRRLLDEFRRGERRVLVISRVGDEGIDLPDAELAIVASGLGGSRRQGAQRAGRTMRPEGNALMYVLATRGTTEEDFAQRQLRHLASKGVKVRDGPAEAVE
- a CDS encoding DUF7576 family protein gives rise to the protein MVDPTSDLGDVDPDEAPACAVCGAAVTGDEHRVRSWVEDGNVEHRHFCDDDCLDEWDGADE
- a CDS encoding molybdenum cofactor guanylyltransferase codes for the protein MTGSRDDAPARGAVVLAGGHSTRFGGPDKALAELDGVAMVRHVVDRLAAVVDSVVVPCREPQVAGIRRALVGSPVETAVVVDDVPDRGPVGGLLTGVRATDAPMVAVAGCDMPRLDPEFVDWLFAESAGATGAVPVFDGERQPLCAVYRSTVTGATCLRSLAAGKRRLRDVVASVGPAVVPEETVRDRTTAATFENVNSQADLTVVEGQVTAD
- a CDS encoding MFS transporter, whose product is MISRKVEQLLIATLGFFTAFLLWFSTAAFSPSIGQAFSLSMAELGLLASSAIWLAPPGRVAAGWAADRLGAHNVFAIILGYAGVVSIMSAFASSYEVLFVQRLVVASAGISFVVGIQHVAQWFDEHEIGTAEGLYAGTGNVGAGVGALLLPRIYGTNYTDAFLHLGVAALVVAVVYKWRGEPARDAATAEVAKQNTSFGDTMYVWTRYAAIALMLAYAMTFGLEIAMNSWLPSYYTEGFGSSIRDLGFTDVAAIQTAAGTFAAVQSFNASLFRPFSGYMSDLWQRKDWTPYPVLSTEQAYAPRVHWLLTALLLVTLMMLLLTVVGLAGLLPASVVVLAMFGIAVSFGTGGVFAIVPLMFPDRPGTASGFIGGISTSGGIVYPLVFGFVPNIHMGYAAVALVFFVPIVLFYLWAMRSGSGVEAHGIGTRERWLDDGAGSATAAPGGDD
- the nasA gene encoding assimilatory nitrate reductase NasA; the encoded protein is MTDWVSTTCMRCAVGCGHVQRGVDVGYGLDSVRGDAMHPVNRGLACQRGVSETADPEGEWLTQPLVRTDGTLQKTTWDVALDRVVTEFGEAMARDRDSIAVLGSGQQTNEAAYALGKLARGGIGTRYYDANTTLCMASAVTAYYDAFGSDAPPPTYDDIPGADRHVVWGANPAVAHPVMFRWITNSAGEGDGELVVVDPVRTESAGAADRHVSPEPGGDLALARAVLAQVCETGRVDREFVEESTVGFDELKKDLPDPEAAAERAGVPLADVKALAAAFDNDALVYWGMGVNQSVQGTETSGALIDICLATGSMGPGNGPFSLTGQANSMGTRVCSSKGSWPGQRDFDDPYERELVAAEWDVPVDRLPDDTGPGPVGTMDAIADGPVEAVYAVATNPVAGMPDANEVAETLEDAFVVVQDAFHTETVEYADVVLPAATWGESDGTAINMERTVSRVRPATGVPSGVRTDLDIITSIGDALADGLFGADTSPKSLFREFADLTAGSLADCSGISYERLEAEYAVRWPAPDPTASGGYRYCDDDGEAWSFPTPSGRARFAGGTGRELPEPTGEEYPLTLTTGREADGYNTGIRSRGSTADPGPVRARVHPATLDARADRLEPVDGDDEQVTLETRRGSVTARVDPDEAVPEGLVWLPIHHPATNELTIPATDPRSAEPNLKQCAVRLVAPQPEVVVVGGERV